From a single Miscanthus floridulus cultivar M001 chromosome 8, ASM1932011v1, whole genome shotgun sequence genomic region:
- the LOC136472662 gene encoding transmembrane 9 superfamily member 12-like has protein sequence MRHRPSPTGPNATHPPSPTFVFVFPSGASATPLFPSPRQSPPPPGFLTHVLGAGHFLLPMARALHSPCFMAPLLWVALLLVVVSPADAFYLPGSYMHTYSQGELIYAKVNSLTSIETEMPFNYYSLPYCRPKGGIKKSAENLGELLMGDQIDNSPYRFRVNVNESVFLCTTKGLNENDAKLLKQRTRDLYQVNMMLDNLPVMRFTEQNGVTVQWTGFPVGYSPAGTSDDYIINHLKFKVLVHEYKGGKVEIIGTGEEGSAVISETDKNGMSGYQIVGFQVVPCSVKRNAEDFSKLNMYDKIDSVDCPVELKKSQVIRQQERITFTYDVEFVKSDIRWPSRWDAYLKMEAGAKVHWFSIMNSLMVILFLAGIVFVIFLRTVRRDLTRYEELDKEAQAQMNEELSGWKLVVGDVFREPTCSKLLCIMIGDGVQILGMAVVTIVFATLGFMSPASRGMLLTGMIVLYLFLGIASGYVSVRFWRTIKGTSEGWRSVSWLTACFFPGVMFTVLTVLDFVLWKSESTGALPISLFFTLLALWFCISVPLTLLGGFLGTRAEKIEFPVRTNQIPREIPARKYPSWLLVLGAGTLPFGTLFIELFFILSSIWLGRFYYVFGFLLIVLLLLVAVCAEVSVVLTYMNLCMEDWRWWWKAFFASGSVALYVFLYSINYLVFDLRSLSGPVSAILYVGYSFLMAFAIMLATGTIGFLTSFAFVHYLFSSVKID, from the exons ATGCGCCACCGGCCATCGCCCACAGGACCCAACGCAACGCATCCCCCCTCCCCCACTTTCGTCTTCGTCTTCCCCTCCGGCGCCAGCGCCACGCCCTTGTTCCCCTCGCCTCGCCAGTCGCCACCACCGCCAG GTTTCCTCACCCATGTTCTAGGTGCTGGGCACTTTTTGCTTCCGATGGCTCGAGCGCTGCACAGTCCCTGTTTTATGGCTCCACTGTTGTGGGTCGCGTTGTTACTGGTTGTCGTCTCACCGGCCGATGCGTTCTACTTGCCTGGCAGCTACATGCACACATACTCCCAAGGCGAGTTGATATACGCCAAGGTGAACTCTCTCACGTCCATCGAGACGGAGATGCCTTTCAACTACTACAGCCTGCCCTACTGCCGTCCCAAGGGCGGCATCAAGAAGAGTGCTGAGAATCTGGGTGAGCTTCTGATGGGTGACCAGATTGACAACTCGCCCTACCGGTTCCGTGTGAATGTCAATGAGTCTGTCTTCCTCTGCACCACAAAAGGGCTTAATGAGAATGATGCGAAGCTCCTTAAGCAGCGCACCCGCGATCTTTACCAGGTCAACATGATGCTGGACAATCTGCCCGTCATGCGTTTTACTGAGCAGAATGGTGTCACGGTACAGTGGACTGGCTTTCCTGTTGGTTATTCTCCTGCCGGTACCTCGGATGATTATATCATCAACCATTTGAAGTTTAAGGTCTTGGTCCATGAGTACAAGGGTGGAAAAGTGGAAATCATTGGCACTGGAGAAGAAGGATCTGCTGTCATCTCAGAGACGGACAAGAATGGGATGTCTGGGTATCAGATTGTTGGATTTCAGGTTGTGCCTTGCAGTGTGAAGCGTAATGCTGAGGATTTCTCTAAGCTTAATATGTACGACAAGATTGACTCGGTGGACTGCCCTGTGGAGCTTAAGAAATCTCAAGTGATCAGGCAACAGGAGAGGATTACATTCACTTATGATGTTGAGTTTGTCAAGAGCGACATCAGATGGCCGTCTAGGTGGGATGCCTATCTGAAGATGGAGGCTGGCGCCAAGGTCCACTGGTTCTCTATAATGAACTCCCTCATGGTGATCTTGTTCTTGGCTGGAATTGTCTTTGTTATATTCCTCAGAACTGTCAGGAGGGACCTGACTAGGTATGAAGAGCTCGACAAGGAAGCGCAGGCTCAGATGAATGAGGAACTATCTGGCTGGAAACTTGTAGTCGGAGATGTATTTAGAGAGCCAACTTGTTCCAAGCTGTTATGCATAATGATTGGTGATGGGGTTCAGATCTTGGGCATGGCAGTCGTAACAATCGTTTTTGCCACACTTGGGTTCATGTCTCCAGCCTCAAGAGGAATGCTTCTTACTGGGATGATTGTTCTATATCTTTTCCTTGGTATTGCAAGTGGGTATGTCAGTGTTCGGTTCTGGAGGACTATTAAGGGCACATCTGAAGGTTGGAGATCAGTGTCCTGGTTGACTGCCTGCTTTTTCCCTGGTGTCATGTTTACGGTCCTTACTGTCCTAGACTTTGTGTTGTGGAAAAGCGAGAGCACGGGGGCTTTACCTATCTCACTATTTTTCACCCTCCTGGCTCTATGGTTCTGCATTTCTGTGCCATTAACCCTTCTTGGTGGTTTTCTTGGTACAAGAGCGGAGAAAATTGAATTCCCTGTTCGGACCAATCAGATCCCCAGAGAGATCCCTGCAAGGAAGTATCCATCGTGGCTTCTTGTCCTTGGTGCAGGAACACTGCCATTTGGTACCCTGTTTATTGAGCTCTTCTTCATTCTATCGAGCATCTGGCTTGGAAGGTTCTACTatgtgtttggtttcctgctgaTTGTCCTGTTGCTGCTTGTTGCTGTCTGCGCCGAGGTGTCCGTTGTACTAACATACATGAATCTCTGCATGGAGgactggaggtggtggtggaaggCTTTCTTCGCCTCTGGTTCAGTCGCTCTCTACGTGTTCCTCTACTCCATCAACTACTTGGTCTTTGACCTCAGAAGCCTGAGCGGGCCTGTCTCTGCAATACTTTATGTTGGCTACTCATTCCTCATGGCATTTGCAATCATGCTGGCAACCGGAACCATTGGCTTTTTGACGTCATTCGCCTTCGTGCACTACCTCTTCTCATCTGTAAAGATTGATTGA
- the LOC136469422 gene encoding uncharacterized protein translates to MAGSCSSGMSPDSDVEGPSVQGGGLVPNGGDESQEAARVELPQPVLVVDETQHAWSSGGRQLLRLLCSGGVLLQREAPAAGSCCGFSAPCSTYCYFSYLEMDRTWIRATRFNDKFTDGVDQFMSYVRDRFNADDVILCPCRHCLNQSSLSQKDVHNHVYLYGWSATYTRWVHHGEAFDAEIIEIAEDADEPNHLGDVVNEDEADNEDDLCTVEMLADLYTAVEEDGEQPMFVKVLEDAKRALCLGSVHSRFSFLVRLLHIKSFYRISNTAISVILKLLARSFPNSCLPDSYDKAKTYLKELGLGYELIHVCDNNCVLFRKNLAKANICPKCKESRWVDADGAKRVPKKVLRYFPLIPRLKRMFANKATSKETRWHKEKRVVVENEITHPADGEAWKDFDDMYPSFAEDARNLRLSLATDGFNPFGNMNTSYSMWPVLVKVYMNTRYTSELDQALLKYRW, encoded by the exons atggcggGGAGCTGCAGCAGCGGCATGAGCCCCGACAGCGACGTCGAGGGCCCTAGCGTGCAGGGAGGCGGCCTCGTCCCCAACGGCGGCGACGAGAGCCAGGAGGCGGCGCGTGTGGAGTTGCCGCAGCCGGTCCTCGTCGTGGATGAGACGCAGCACGCGTGGAG CTCCGGCGGCAGGCAGCTGCTGCGGCTTCTCTGCTCCGGCGGCGTGCTTCTCCAGCGGGAAGCTCCGGCGGCGGGCAGCTGCTGCGGCTTCTCTGCTCCGTGTTCAACCTACTGCTACTTCAGCTACTTAGAG ATGGACAGGACATGGATTCGTGCTACTCGGTTCAATGATAAGTTCACAGACGGCGTTGATCAATTTATGTCATATGTTCGGGATAGATTCAATGCAGATGATGTTATACTTTGCCCCTGTCGCCATTGTCTGAATCAGTCTTCGCTGAGTCAGAAAGATGTGCATAACCATGTGTACCTCTATGGATGGTCAGCTACATATACTCGGTGGGTACACCATGGGGAAGCTTTTGATGCTGAGATTATTGAAATTGCAGAGGATGCAGATGAGCCTAATCATCTAGGTGATGTGGTCAATGAGGATGAGGCTGACAATGAAGATGATCTGTGTACTGTAGAGATGCTTGCAGACTTGTAcacagctgtagaagaagatggagaacagccTATGTTTGTGAAAGTTCTTGAAGATGCAAAACGTGCTCTTTGCCTAGGTTCTGTTCATTCTAGGTTCTCTTTTCTAGTTAGATTGCTACACATCAAGTCCTTCTACAGGATTAGCAACACAGCAATCAGTGTTATATTGAAGTTATTGGCAAGGTCATTCCCTAATAGTTGTCTTCCAGATTCATATGACAAAGCAAAGACATATCTCAAAGAATTGGGCCTTGGATATGAGTTAATCCATGTTTGTGACAACAATTGTGTGTTGTTTCGGAAGAATCTTGCCAAAGCGAACATTTGCCCAAAATGCAAGGAATCTAGGTGGGTAGATGCTGATGGTGCCAAACGGGTTCCAAAAAAGGTTTTGAGATACTTTCCTCTTATACCTAGGCTAAAGAGGATGTTTGCAAACAAAGCAACATCTAAGGAGACCCGGTGGCACAAGGAGAAGAGGGTGGTTGTGGAAAATGAAATTACCCATCCAGCCGATGGTGAAGCCTGGAAAGACTTTGATGATATGTATCCTAGCTTCGCTGAAGATGCAAGAAACCTAAGGCTTAGTTTAGCTACAGATGGCTTCAATCCATTCGGGAACATGAACACAAGTTATAGCATGTGGCCTGTACTTGTAAAGGTGTACATGAACACAAGGtatacctcggaacttgatcaagCACTTCTTAAATATCGATggtaa